GTAATAAAAATTGGTTGCCAATTATTTTGGTTACGAGTTTGGGTGTCACTGCTTTGGTATGGGGCATTAGGGAACTGAAATGGTTGCAGTCTTGGGAATTAAAAGCTTACGATCAAATGCTGCGATCGCGACCAGTGGAGCCTCCCGATCCGCGGCTTTTATTGGTTACAATTACTGAAGAAGATATAGCGCGAGAAAAATGGCCGCTGTCGGATACTAAAATTAATCAGCTATTAGCAAAATTAGAGTCTTATCAACCGCGTGTCATTGGTTTAAATATTTATAGACCAGAACAAACAAATTTTGCGGCTGGACTGAAGAATCCAAATAACATTATCGGCACTTGTTTGTTAAGCAGCATGGGCAGAAGTGAAATTCCACCGCCGCCTAACTTCTCCCAAGATAATATAGGTTATGCTGATTTGATTCCTGATAACCAGGAAGACCAAATTGTCCGCCGCAGTTTGTTATTTTCGGAATCTACAGATAGCAAATGTACAACTAAATTCTCATTTGCGGCTTTATTAGCAATCACTTATCTGGAAAAACAAGGTTTGGTAATAGATTTTCCTGATCAAGACAATTTCCATCTGGGTAAAACTTACTTCCAAACGCTTAAACCAAATTCAGGTAGCTACAAAAATCTAGATGCGGCTGGGTATCAATTACTATTAAATTACCGCCATCCTGAACGCTTAGCCCAGCAGGTAACTCTTACACAAGTCCTCAACAATCAATTCAACCCTAATTGGGTAAAAGACAAACTTGTAATTATCGGCACAACAGCTGCCAGCCTACATCCTGGTTTATACACTCCTTATAGTGCTTCACCACAGCAACCAGCAAGAATGCCTACTGTGTTTTTACATGCAGAGATAGCAAGTCAACTACTCAGTACTGTGCTGGATGGGCGGTCTTTGATTTGGTACTGGGATGACTGGGCGGAACTGTTGTGGATATGGAGTTGGTCACTGGTTGGTAGTATTTTAGCATGGCAGTTGCGACATCCTTTGTTACTGCTAGTAGTTGGGGGTACAACCCTAGCTAGCTTGGTGGGGATATGCGCTGGTTTGTTTCTGCAAGCTGGGTGGGTGCCATTAATTCCCTCAGCGATCGCTTTAGTTATTAGTGGTGTCGGTGTCATGGTTTACACCACATACCAGACTCAGAAACAAACTCAATTAATTATACTGCAAGTTGAGCAACAAAAAGAAGCGATCGCCCAGCTAAATGTTCTTTTAAAAGAATCTACAATTACCCCAGACAAAACTACAGTTAGTGATATACATTTTCACACTGAATCTACACCAACGATACCAGCAAAAAGAACTGGTGACTTGCTTTTGGCTGGACGCTACCAAATATCTCAAATTCTTGGTGCTGGTGGATTTGGTCGCACTTATTTAGCACAAGATACTCAGCGACCAGGTAATCCTAATTGTGTAGTTAAACAATTAATGCCGGCACGTCGGGATACAAGATTTTTGCAAGTTGCGAGAAGGTTATTTAAGACTGAAGCAGAGATTTTACAAATTTTGGGTAAACATGATCAAATTCCGGCATTGCTGGCTTATTTTGAAGATAATCAAGAATTTTATTTAGTTCAAGAATATATTTCTGGACATACTTTAGGTGAGGAATTATCACCCGCACAAAATGCCCACAGTGAATCTTTTGTGATTAACATGCTCAAAGGAGTTTTAGAAGTTCTAGCATTTGTGCATGAACATAGCGTCATTCATCGGGATATCAAACCAACTAATGTTATTAGAGCCGTTGCAGATAATCGACTAGTATTAATAGATTTTGGTGCTGTCAAGTTGATGCAACCACCTAGTAGCGAAGAAACAGAATTAGCAACAGTAGCCATCGGCACGCGTGGTTATGCACCTCCAGAACAAATGGCTGGTCATCCCCGCTTGTCTAGCGATATATACGCTTTAGGGATGATGGGTATTCAAGCTATTACTGGAATACCACCCCAAGAACTCCAGCCAGACCCAGAGACGGGTAATATTATGTGGCGACAAACAACACAAGTTAGTGAAGAATTAGCAGTAATTTTAGATAAAATGGTGCGCTATCATTTTAGCGATCGCTACCAATCAGCCGCCGCAGTTTTACAAGATTTAAAACATATAATTGAATGATATTATATCTGTTGAAATAACCATAATAACTCCACTTTTACTCCTACTCCCCTCCTCGCTTGCGGGGAGGGGTGCTTTTAATATATATAACATGACAAGATTTATTCACGATCAATTTGCTAAAGACTATCTGGAAGAATTACTTAAACCCTATGGGGAAGTACAAGCAGCAAGCCGCGTTGCCGGAGAAGTTCGAGAAATTGATGTTTTATTTTCTCCTTCACCAGCACAAAGTGCCAATTTAGAAATACTTGGTTTATTAGGAAGATTTGCAATTACACCTGCAATTCTTGAACCATTCCGTAACCCCGCCTCAAAAGAAGAAATTTGTGATTGTTTGTTGAAGTTATTAGAAGTCAGAGGTGCATTGCAACGAGAATCAAATCGAAATAATACTTCTGTTTCAGAGTCAATAATACCTAAATTATGGATTCTTACACCAACAGCATCAGTAACACTGTTGTCAGGATTCGGTGCAACAGAAGCCGCAGATTGGCTACCGGGAGTACATATTCTAGCAGAGTATTTGCGAACAGCGATCGTGGCGATTCATCAATTACCACGTACTCAAGAAACACTATGGTTAAGAATTCTCGGTCGAGGAAGAGTGCAAAGACAGGCAATTGATGAATTAGAAGCACTCCCCTCAAATCACCCGTTTCGGAAAATAACGCTAGAATTGCTTTATAACTTGCGACAAAATTTAAGAGTGAATCAAAGTTCAGAAGAGGATGATCGGGAGTTAATTATGCGTTTAGAACCACTTTATCAACAAGACAGAGAACAAGCCAAACAACAAGGGATTAAGCAAGGGGAACGCCTTGTTGTCGAAAACTTACTACAAGTTCGCTTTGGTTTATTAGATAATGAGCTTCAAGCAATTATTGAACCATTATTAGCTTTACCGCCAGAAGAATTTACCCCATTACTCATGCAGTTATCACGAGAGGAATTAATTGCTAGATTTACTAGACATTAGATTGATGAATTGGAAGCACTTTCCTCAAATCACGCATTTCGTAGCAATTGAGAGAGATTAAGGAAAAATAACTCCTAACTCTTAACTGAGGACTCAGCACTTTTAAGACAAATACAAGATTGAATAGTAACAGAATTAGGACTTACGCGCATTGTTATATTTTTTTGTGTGGGTTGTACTGGTTCAATAGTCAAAAGTCCAAAAAACCTTGACTATTGACTATTGACTATTGACTATTGACTGCCATTCCAGAAAATATCTGTGCCAGTTGCGTAAGTCCTGAGAATGTAAGACTTAACAAAAATTAGGGTTTGCTAACTGCTAACTTGGTGAAAAATTCGCCAAAGTAGAGGTAAGAGTTTTTACCTGAGTTTGTCTAACAGCTAGCTGATGAGATGAATGGCATATCGATGTAGAAAAGCCTTTTAATCCAAAATCCCAAATCTAAAATCCAAAATTATTATGACTCAAATATTTGAAAAACCAACCCACATCGACCCCTATGTACGTGTTGCTAAACTTGCGGATGTGGAAGCAGCGGGTAGTTTATTAGTTCGGAGTGAAAAACATACCATAGCCTTATTCTACTCAGACAATCAAGTCTATGCAATTGATAATCGTTGCCCACACATGGGCTTTCCTCTCCACGGCAGCACTTGCAAAGATGGTATTGTAACTTGTCCTTGGCATTATGCCCGCTTTGACCTTGCTAGCGGAGGAACTTTCGACTCTTGGGCCGATGATGTTCCATCTTTTCCTGTAGAAATCCGTGATGGCGATGTGTGGGTAAATCTAGCACCGCCTGCTGATGCCCATGCCCACCATTATCAACGTCTTCAGGATGGTTTAGAACAAAGTATTTCCTTAGTGATTGCCAAATCAACGATCGCTTTGTTAGATCTGGGTACAGATGCTACTGAACCTTTCCAACTAGGATTGGAATTTGGCACTCGTTACAACAAAGCCGGATGGAATACAGGTTTAACCATCCATACCTGCATGATGAATCTGCTACCCTATCTAGACGCAGAAGACAAACCCCGCGCCCTTTTCCAAGGACTTTCGGCGGTAGCTAATGATAGTGCAGGGGCGCCACCTCATTTTGTGGTTCACCCGTTGCCCAATTCCACCGCTGACTTGCATACTCTTAAAGGCTGGTTCCGTCAGTTTATTGAGGTGCGGGATAGTGAAGCAGCCGAAAGGTGTCTAGTATCTGCAATTCAGGTGGGGGCTAATTCCAACCAAATTGCAGATATACTATTCACAGCAGCCACAGACCACCGTTACATCGATGTCGGTCATACACTCGACTTTATCAACAAGGCGCTGGAAGCACTCGATGCTGTGGGTTGGCAAAATGCTGAGTCAGTTATAGCTAGTTTAGTTGGTGGTTTAGCAAACGCTTCCCGCATGGAAGAGTCTAATTCTTGGCGCTATCCTGTGGATTTGGTGGCAATTCTGGACTCTGCCTTTGAACAGTTACCCACGGCTTTGGCAACAGGAAGGCTGCAACAAGGAACTTGGTCTGGTAAAGATGAATTAGTACCGATTTTATTGGGAGAAGACCCCCAAGCGATCGCTAATTCTCTCCTAACTGCCCTACAAACAGGTTGTACTGAAGAGCAATTAGCCAGTGTAGTAACTTACACAGCCGCCCTTCGTGTCGCTCGTTTCCACACCAACAACGACTTTGGTGATTGGAATGCAGCCCACCATCCATTCACCTTTGCCAATGCAGTCCATCAAGGATTACGCCGAGTCCCTTCATTGGAACTACTGCGGGGTGTGTTTGATGCTGCCATGAGCGTATATTTGAATCGTTTTTTAAATGTACCACCAGCAAGACTTCCAGAACCAAAAGAACAAGTTCAAAATCCTGAAGAATTGCTGAAGCAACTACCAGATTTATTGGATCGCCAGCAGCAAGTTAATGAGACAGGTAAGTTAGTTGCTAATTATTTATATAGTGGTGGTTCTGCCCAGCGACTGATGGCAATGTTGGGTAAAATGATGTTGCGGGAAAACCGCGACTTTCATGTAATCCAAGAAGTAGAAGCAGCTTTTCGCCAATACTCCCTGCTTGGTCAAACTCCTGCGGGTATTCACATACTAATTGCCGCAGCTAGATATTTAGCAGCACATTCACCAACCATGCGATCGCAAGGGCAAACCTATCAAATCGCCGACCGGTTGCACAAAGGCGATCGCTTGTTCGAGGAATCATAATACTAATTCGTAATTAGAAACTCATATCATGTCCGCTTGATTATTTATTAAAACCGAAGAACCCCACCCCGCCAAAGCTATGCTTTGTCTCCCTGCCCCTAATCCCCAGAGGGGGCCCCGAGTTCCCCGTTCACGGGGAGGGGATTAAGGGGTGGGGTGCAATGACTGTGGGAATCATAACTAATTAACCGGACATGATATCAAATGTAATTACGCTTTCCACACTTTGAAAGTGTTGACAGTCATCAGTCAACAGTCATCATTCATTACTAGACTGTGGCTGATGCATACCATGCAGTTTAATAAAACTATCAAAGGCATACCACGCCAACACATACCAAGGAATAATTTCAATTTGCAAACCTTGCTTCAGCAGTTGTCTCACAGCCAGGATGCTGAGTCCAAAAGGGAAAAGCAAGCGCAAATCAACCGCACCGTCGGTAGCTTGTTCAACTCGTTTATTCAAGTCAAAAACTGCACCTGACACACCCATCGCTACGTCAGATTTACCCTCGGCAATATCGCCAAAAATAATTCCTAAATCTATTAATGTCGCAACCACATTATTCCAGGTGTCATCTTTACCATCATGGTTGATGACAATACTACCCTGGCTAATATTAGTTCGGACTTGAGTAATGTTTGGTTGTGCTTCTAATACATTAGCAATGCGTTGCATTTCCTCTGATTGACGGTGCTGACGAGCAACTCTCAACCGTAATCTTCCTGGGGTATTGCTAACAATTTTTGTAGATATTTGTTTAGATGGTGTGTTTAAGCTTATTTGCTCCATCACTTTCGGTATCTTGGTGAGAGTACCATGATTATTTGTTAACATGCAGCAGCCCTCCGATAAAGGATGAAGTATGAAGGATGAAGGATGAAGGACAAATTTTTTAAACTTTATCCTTCATCCTTTTTTTTAGTTATTTGTGAATTGTTATTTAATATCAAGTTCGGATAATTAGTTATGATTACAGTCCTCGCGTTACCCCGCCTCAACCCTCCCCTTGGTAAGGGGAGGGTGCCGTAAAGCGGGTGGGGTGCTTTACGATTTATAAGTAATTAAGTGAACTTGATATAATTTGCACAATCACTTGAGCTGACAGATGTTTGTCATTAGTCATTAGTCATTTTTATTTACAAATAACTAATGACCAATGAGCAATGACGATTTCATCCATTATCTATGTTGTTGTCAACAGAGTTGCTAGCAGCTTCAAATACTGGCGTTTCGTTGGATTCTGCAAGTTCGGCTTTGGCTTCAGCTACAATATCCTCCCAGGTTTCACCCAGTTCTGCAAAGGCTCCTTTGCTTTTTTCGTAAGCAACAATTCCACCTTTGATGATTGATTTCGCTATGGGTTTACCAATTCCTGCCACAACGGGAATTAGGACAGGAGCTAGTAGAACTGCACCAATACTTGCGATGATTCCAGGCGCGCCAGCGTCTTCAATGAAATCAGTAATTTTAGGTGCCATGATTTATTTTCCTCCAGTAAATTAGAAGATTGTATGAAAGCTTTTTACCGTAGTCTACCCAAGATGGTGATATCATCTTGCTGATGGTAGAGTTTTCTTTGGTGAATTTTTGAGAATTGGACGCAAACCATTTACACCGGCAACTATGGTTGAGCCATTGTTAACTACCGTTGCTCCTAAAGGATTCAGACCAAACAAAACGGCTACCACTAATGCTCCCAGGTTAGGAACAAGAACAAGACCGGTGTTTTGCTTAATCAGTTGCCTAGCTTGACGAGCGATCGCGATCGCTTCTAATAAGCCGTGCAAGTCGTTTTGCATTAACACTACGTCTGCTGTTTCGCGGGCAATCTCAGAACCGTTGGCAAAGGATACAGAAACATCAGCGAAGGCTAAAGCAGGGGAATCATTGATCCCATCTCCCACAAATGCAACTGTCTTGCCTTGTTCGTGCAACTCACGGACAACTGTTGCTTTTTGTTCTGGAAAAGCTTCTGCGTGAGTGTATATTGGCGGAATGCCTAGTTCCGCAGCTACAGCATCGGCTGTGCGCTTGTTATCTCCGGTGAGCATGTGAACTTCTACACCTTCGACCGTCAACAGTTGGGTAATTACTTCCCGACTTTCTGGACGCAGAATATCACTATATCTTATTTTACCTTGAAGTTGACCGTTGCTAGCGACATAAATCATTGAAGTCGCCCGCTGATTATGCCCATTCAGCGCTTCCATATCAATGCCTTGTTGACGCAAGAAGCGCTCGCTGCCTACAAAAACAGTCTCTCCATCAATTTCAGCGTCTACACCTAAACCTAGTTGATAGTTCCACTTGCTGCGGCTGGGAATTTCTACTTGCTGTGCTTGGGCGTAGCGGATGATTGCTTCGGCTACTGGATGTGTCAAACGCTGTTCAGCCGCCGCTGCTAATGCCAAAACTCGCAAGCTAGATACAGAAGGATTGAGACTTACAACTTCAGTGACATCGACTTCGCCTTTAGTCAAAGTGCCTGTTTTATCAAAGACAATGGTGTCAACTTCTGCTAATTTTTCTAATGCCCGTCCACTGCGAATCAGGATACCGTGGCGTGCTGCGTAAGTCAGTGCTGCTAAAACTGTTGTGGGAATCGACACCCGAATGCCTGTGCATAAGTCGAGAGTCAGGATACTGGCTACCCTAGCTGGGTTACGAGTCAGGGCAAATACTGCTGTGCCTAGTAACAAAGTTGGCACTACAGCTTTTTCGGCAATTTTAATGGCGTGGTTTTCCATGCGGGTATCGTGGACGGGAGCCTCTTCCATTAATTTAATGCTCTGTCCGGCACGAGTATCATTTCCTACCCGCTCTGTCAAAATATAAATTCGTCCTTCTCGTACCAAGGTGGAAGCAAAAACAGGCTGTCCCTTGGTTTTTAAAATTGGTACCGACTCACCAGTGAGTTTTTGCTCATCTATCAGCGCTTTCCCCCGCAGGATAGAGCCATCAACCGGTATTTGTTCGCCAGGATAGACAATAACTGTATCGCCGCGCTGTACATCTTGGATAGGAATTTGGAACTTTTGTTGATCACGTTCAACCCAGACAAACTGTCCTAAACAACTGAGTAGATCCAGAGTTTGGGATTTTGAAGAACGAGCAGTGCGATCGCGGATATTCTCGCCAATTTCAATTAAACTCAACATCAGCGCTGGTGTGAGAAACTGACCCTGGACTGTAGTAATAGCGATCGCCATAAAATCCAAAAAATCGATATTCAGTTTTCGGTCTTTAACAATTCCTTCTACCGCTCTTTGAAAAACTGGCCAAGTCGCTAAAACAATGGTTCCCGCTACCATAATTGGGGGAACAGATAATCCTAAAGGCCCTCCAAGCACAGCTAAACCAGTGGCTACAGCAGAAAGTTGCAAACCAGGCCAAGATGCCTCTGTATCGCTTTTTGGTTGAGCAGCTAATGATTTTTTAGCAGCAATGATTGGCACTATATTGGCATCACTAGCAGTCTGGAGGAGACAGATCAACCGCGATCGCATCTTAGCATCGTTAACTGCACTAGATTTATAAGTCACAACTAGCGACGCTGCCGCAGGCTTTATTTTAACGTTTGTCACCAGGGGATCAGCTTCTAGTAAGGATTGCAGACGTTGAGCATAGTCTGCATCGTGGCGTAAGCGAGGCACGCGCAACCGCACTCTTCCCCGAATTGTATGAACAACACTGTAGGCAACTTTGGCAATTTGTGTGGAGGATTTTCTATTCCTCTGATCTAAAGCATTCTGTTTCTCACTAGTTTTGTAAGACTTAGGAGCTAAAATTACTTCTTTACTCTTTTGTCCTACAATCTCGTGAGGTCTTTGAACCGGAGACGATGGTAGTTGTACCGCGACGTTTGCCATTCCTTCACTCTCATACAAATTGATCAGTTTGTTGGTTGTTCAGCAGACTGTTTTAAAAGCGCTGATTCAATAGAAGCCAGTGCTGTGGTTTCGTTTTAATGGTTGTAGCAACTGGCATTGCTGAGTGAAAGTAAAATTACTTTCATCCTGCTTTGTGAACGTTAGTTCATGGGGCATTTCTGATTAAGAGAGCCAAATAGCTCCCAGTCTTGGGAGATGAATTAGGCGAGTGCAAGACTCTTGATCGGACTTACGCCTAAATCACTCTTTCAAACTCTAATTTTTTTGTCTTCTACTCTACGAGAAGCCGCCGTGTAAGCCTCTTTGGGTTTTCCTTAGCAGTATGGATAGGCCAAGGACGAATACGTCTATGCGTCCTTTGCATAAGTTCTCACTGACATCTTCAACATGCCTTTGCAGCGATCCCCGCAGACTGAATTAGACTGATTAAATGTGACACTGCTGCTGCAAAAACGTTTTGCACTTGCTTTTTACTCCCTTCCCGCTGTAAGATTACCGATGCAAATTTTTCTCCCCTGCTCCCCTGCTCCCCTGCTCCCCTGCTGTCTAAACGGTAATCTTGAGGTGGGAAAGGAGTAGCATCTTGCAGCATTTGAGTTTCATAGTTAATGACAATTGATGCTGCATTGTGATTGACTCGCTCACTCTTCACCGTCGGATCTGCTTGGAGTAGAGTCTCTAAGCGTTGGACGAATTGGGGATCTGAGGCAATTTGAGGTATGTGAAACCGGACTCGTCCGGGGATCGCATGAGCAATGCTATAGTCCACTTTTGCAGGTTGCTCGTCTCTTACAAGTGATGCTGTGGTTGGTTGCTCAATGGCAACTTCTACATTCTTGGCAGACTTACACGGAGTAGCCAACTGCTCAAGAGTTGCTTGCATCTGTTTTGACATTACCTCTGGTTTGCAGGTAATCACAATAGCTCCCGCAGTCGGATCAACTTCCTGAGTAATTACCCAACGTTGTTGTTGAAGCAATTTTAGCAGGCGTTGCTGGGATTTTGGATCTTCACTCATCCAAGCCTTGGAAAATCCTAATTCAGGAATTATATAAGTAATCTGATGAACTACCTTGATAACTACCTTGACAGCCTGCTTGCAGACGCGATTTGTCTGTGTTCCTATTGTCGAAGTTGGTTCTGAGTCCAATGTCGATGACGATATGGAAGCATACATTTTTGTCCTCCAATGTTCCCAACTTGGGAAAAGTCTACAACGGTAAGTTAGCCATACAGGCTAGGGAAAAAGACAGCCCCGAAAATTTCATATCAGCCCATAAGGTCGATAGATCTAACGTCTGATTCTCAGATATCGTTGTAGCGTCTATAGCTTGATCAGGCTGATTTACTGGTTCTTGCGGCAGTTGCTGATCTACTGCTTTAATGGGATGTGTGGGTGGGTTCGTCTCCAATGCCAATTCCATCAGACTCACCCAATGGCTTAAACTGACATCACTGGGCTGATAGGCGATCGCTATTGATCCCGCATCGCTATTGATACGCACATTAACCACTTGGGGATCAGTTTTCATCAACCTCTCAAGCCGCCGTCCATAGGCGCGATCTTGGGCGAGTCGAGGCACCTGAATTCTAATCCTTCCCGGAATGGCATGGACAACTTTGTAGGCGATTTTTACAGGCTGTGCTGTCTTTCTACTTTGATTATTTGATAATGGTGGTTCTAGTTGGCGATCGCTTGTTGACAAAGAAGGCTGAAGCGATGTTATCTCTTTAACAGAATTCTTGCTGTTTTCTGTTGGGGAAACTTGCGGTTCTAGATAGTCAATCACCCGACGAGTTGCATTTGAAGTAACCATATAAACTGGGATTGCAGCTAAACCGCTGATTCCCAGTCCTCCTGTCACCGCTAACCCTGTCATCAAAGGAATGAAGGATATCGTCTGCTCTTTCCAAAAATCAACAGATTTCCACGCTGCAAAAGGATCTATATTGCTGAGTGTCTGAGGCGAAGTTTCAGGCTGTTGAATATTAAATTGTTCAAGTATCTCCAACATCTGCGGCAATGAAACCCGATTTTCATCAAAGGTAACTACCAAGCTGCCTGTTTGCTCATTGGCATAGGCTTCTTTTACCGCTTTTTGCTGCCGCAAATGCTCAGCTATACTTTCTAATTTTGTATTTAAACTACTGTCAGTCGCACGAATGCGTATGCGTCTATTGGTTGCATGTATTATTTGCAATCCACCAGCAGACATTTGCACTTTCGACCGTGCAACGGCTTGACTGGTATTTTTATTCGCTTCGACTTCATCGCTTTCATGCACAGTGGAGATTAAGTCAGCAGACGATATTGTTGGCCGCTGACTTAACACGCGACTACTGATAGATTGTGTCATTTAACCGATAGTTTCACCCAAAGTAAGGTTAACAATAGGTTAAATATAACCTATATTTAGGTAACTAATCTCATTCTGGAGAATTAATTTGAATTAAGTATTGTTAACTACCCGATTTTGGTATTCTTGTTCAGTGATCATATCGAGGGTGTTTTCTAGACGATCTACAAAGACGATGCCGTCGAGGTGGTCATACTCGTGTTGAAATATGCGCGCCACAAAATCAGTTAATTCTTGCTTTTGTAACTTGCCTTGGCGGTCAATGTATTCAATCTCAATTGTTTGATACCTCGGAACTAAGCCTCTAATACCGGGAACGCTCAAACAACCTTCCCACCCTTTTACAACTTCGGTGGAATGATCAACTATCCTAGGATTGATCATAGCAGTAGGTTCCATTTCTGGCGCGTTGGGATACCTGGGATTGGGACGGGAGGCGACAATAAATAATCGACAAGATTGGGCAACTTGAGGGGCAGCAATTCCCACACCATTAGCCTTGGCGACAGTAGCGATTAAGTCATCAATCAGTTTTTGAACACTTTCATTGTGAATATTTTCAACCCAAGCAGCTTTTTGTCGCAGTATGGGGTTGCCTAATTGAATGATTGGTGTCAATTCAGCCATTAGTAAAACTCCTTTAGTAAATTGGGAATTGGGAATT
Above is a window of Nostoc sp. UHCC 0702 DNA encoding:
- a CDS encoding DUF5132 domain-containing protein, with the translated sequence MAPKITDFIEDAGAPGIIASIGAVLLAPVLIPVVAGIGKPIAKSIIKGGIVAYEKSKGAFAELGETWEDIVAEAKAELAESNETPVFEAASNSVDNNIDNG
- the cadA gene encoding cadmium-translocating P-type ATPase, coding for MANVAVQLPSSPVQRPHEIVGQKSKEVILAPKSYKTSEKQNALDQRNRKSSTQIAKVAYSVVHTIRGRVRLRVPRLRHDADYAQRLQSLLEADPLVTNVKIKPAAASLVVTYKSSAVNDAKMRSRLICLLQTASDANIVPIIAAKKSLAAQPKSDTEASWPGLQLSAVATGLAVLGGPLGLSVPPIMVAGTIVLATWPVFQRAVEGIVKDRKLNIDFLDFMAIAITTVQGQFLTPALMLSLIEIGENIRDRTARSSKSQTLDLLSCLGQFVWVERDQQKFQIPIQDVQRGDTVIVYPGEQIPVDGSILRGKALIDEQKLTGESVPILKTKGQPVFASTLVREGRIYILTERVGNDTRAGQSIKLMEEAPVHDTRMENHAIKIAEKAVVPTLLLGTAVFALTRNPARVASILTLDLCTGIRVSIPTTVLAALTYAARHGILIRSGRALEKLAEVDTIVFDKTGTLTKGEVDVTEVVSLNPSVSSLRVLALAAAAEQRLTHPVAEAIIRYAQAQQVEIPSRSKWNYQLGLGVDAEIDGETVFVGSERFLRQQGIDMEALNGHNQRATSMIYVASNGQLQGKIRYSDILRPESREVITQLLTVEGVEVHMLTGDNKRTADAVAAELGIPPIYTHAEAFPEQKATVVRELHEQGKTVAFVGDGINDSPALAFADVSVSFANGSEIARETADVVLMQNDLHGLLEAIAIARQARQLIKQNTGLVLVPNLGALVVAVLFGLNPLGATVVNNGSTIVAGVNGLRPILKNSPKKTLPSAR
- the def gene encoding peptide deformylase; translation: MAELTPIIQLGNPILRQKAAWVENIHNESVQKLIDDLIATVAKANGVGIAAPQVAQSCRLFIVASRPNPRYPNAPEMEPTAMINPRIVDHSTEVVKGWEGCLSVPGIRGLVPRYQTIEIEYIDRQGKLQKQELTDFVARIFQHEYDHLDGIVFVDRLENTLDMITEQEYQNRVVNNT
- a CDS encoding Rieske (2Fe-2S) protein encodes the protein MTQIFEKPTHIDPYVRVAKLADVEAAGSLLVRSEKHTIALFYSDNQVYAIDNRCPHMGFPLHGSTCKDGIVTCPWHYARFDLASGGTFDSWADDVPSFPVEIRDGDVWVNLAPPADAHAHHYQRLQDGLEQSISLVIAKSTIALLDLGTDATEPFQLGLEFGTRYNKAGWNTGLTIHTCMMNLLPYLDAEDKPRALFQGLSAVANDSAGAPPHFVVHPLPNSTADLHTLKGWFRQFIEVRDSEAAERCLVSAIQVGANSNQIADILFTAATDHRYIDVGHTLDFINKALEALDAVGWQNAESVIASLVGGLANASRMEESNSWRYPVDLVAILDSAFEQLPTALATGRLQQGTWSGKDELVPILLGEDPQAIANSLLTALQTGCTEEQLASVVTYTAALRVARFHTNNDFGDWNAAHHPFTFANAVHQGLRRVPSLELLRGVFDAAMSVYLNRFLNVPPARLPEPKEQVQNPEELLKQLPDLLDRQQQVNETGKLVANYLYSGGSAQRLMAMLGKMMLRENRDFHVIQEVEAAFRQYSLLGQTPAGIHILIAAARYLAAHSPTMRSQGQTYQIADRLHKGDRLFEES
- a CDS encoding CHASE2 domain-containing protein; its protein translation is MINGILEKLRGALTIDLGYRDTSGNKNWLPIILVTSLGVTALVWGIRELKWLQSWELKAYDQMLRSRPVEPPDPRLLLVTITEEDIAREKWPLSDTKINQLLAKLESYQPRVIGLNIYRPEQTNFAAGLKNPNNIIGTCLLSSMGRSEIPPPPNFSQDNIGYADLIPDNQEDQIVRRSLLFSESTDSKCTTKFSFAALLAITYLEKQGLVIDFPDQDNFHLGKTYFQTLKPNSGSYKNLDAAGYQLLLNYRHPERLAQQVTLTQVLNNQFNPNWVKDKLVIIGTTAASLHPGLYTPYSASPQQPARMPTVFLHAEIASQLLSTVLDGRSLIWYWDDWAELLWIWSWSLVGSILAWQLRHPLLLLVVGGTTLASLVGICAGLFLQAGWVPLIPSAIALVISGVGVMVYTTYQTQKQTQLIILQVEQQKEAIAQLNVLLKESTITPDKTTVSDIHFHTESTPTIPAKRTGDLLLAGRYQISQILGAGGFGRTYLAQDTQRPGNPNCVVKQLMPARRDTRFLQVARRLFKTEAEILQILGKHDQIPALLAYFEDNQEFYLVQEYISGHTLGEELSPAQNAHSESFVINMLKGVLEVLAFVHEHSVIHRDIKPTNVIRAVADNRLVLIDFGAVKLMQPPSSEETELATVAIGTRGYAPPEQMAGHPRLSSDIYALGMMGIQAITGIPPQELQPDPETGNIMWRQTTQVSEELAVILDKMVRYHFSDRYQSAAAVLQDLKHIIE